From a region of the Mycobacteroides saopaulense genome:
- a CDS encoding cytochrome P450 — protein MKTAAELGLPEGFDFTDPNLYGDRMPHEEFAMLRREAPVWWNPQPRTVGGFADDGYWVISKHRDVREVSLHTDIFSSGRKGAIPRLEDHISPEEFQATLSVLINKDAPEHTQLRGLVSRMFTPRSIAALRITLEDRAERIVRAALESGHGEFVREVASELPMQAIAELIGVPEEDRVKLFEWSNQMTGYDEADVEIDPRIGAAQILGYSYQLAEQRRDCPGNDVVSRLLSGTVDGEQLTPEQFGFFVVMLSVAGNETTRNATTMGMMAFLEHPDQWELFKRDRPASAVDEIVRYTSPLISQQRTALQDTMIGGVPIKTGERVVMLYPSANFDEEVFENPHTFDISRDPNPHLGFGGTGAHYCLGANLAKVELEIIFNKIADRMPDISRIGDAPRFHSGWINGIKKFDTAYCPVTH, from the coding sequence ATGAAGACCGCTGCGGAGCTGGGCCTGCCGGAGGGATTCGATTTCACCGATCCCAATCTGTACGGGGACCGGATGCCGCACGAGGAGTTCGCGATGCTTCGTCGCGAAGCACCCGTCTGGTGGAACCCCCAGCCGCGCACGGTCGGCGGATTCGCCGACGACGGCTACTGGGTGATCTCCAAACACCGTGATGTGCGGGAAGTCTCGCTGCACACCGACATCTTCTCCTCGGGTCGCAAGGGCGCCATTCCGCGCCTTGAGGACCACATCAGCCCGGAAGAGTTCCAGGCCACCCTGTCGGTACTGATCAACAAGGACGCCCCCGAACACACCCAGCTGCGCGGCCTGGTGTCCCGCATGTTCACCCCGCGTTCCATCGCGGCGTTGCGCATCACGCTGGAGGACCGGGCGGAGCGGATCGTCCGGGCAGCCCTCGAAAGTGGGCATGGCGAGTTCGTGCGTGAGGTGGCCAGCGAGCTACCCATGCAGGCCATCGCCGAATTGATCGGCGTTCCCGAAGAGGACCGCGTCAAGCTCTTCGAGTGGAGCAATCAGATGACGGGGTACGACGAGGCTGACGTCGAGATCGACCCGCGCATCGGTGCCGCCCAAATCCTCGGGTACTCCTATCAACTCGCCGAGCAGCGGCGTGACTGTCCGGGTAACGACGTGGTCTCCCGCCTGTTGTCCGGAACGGTCGACGGCGAGCAACTCACCCCGGAACAATTCGGCTTCTTCGTCGTGATGCTCTCGGTCGCGGGTAATGAAACCACCCGCAACGCAACCACCATGGGCATGATGGCGTTCCTGGAACACCCCGATCAGTGGGAGCTTTTCAAACGAGACCGTCCCGCCTCCGCTGTCGACGAGATCGTCCGATACACCTCTCCGTTGATCTCACAACAGCGGACCGCCCTGCAAGACACCATGATCGGCGGAGTCCCCATCAAGACCGGTGAGCGGGTCGTCATGCTGTATCCGTCGGCCAATTTCGACGAAGAGGTTTTCGAGAACCCGCATACCTTCGACATCAGCCGAGATCCCAACCCACACCTGGGCTTCGGCGGCACGGGTGCCCACTATTGCCTGGGCGCCAACCTCGCCAAGGTGGAGCTGGAGATCATCTTCAACAAGATCGCCGACCGCATGCCGGACATCTCGCGAATCGGGGATGCTCCGCGATTCCATTCGGGCTGGATCAACGGCATCAAGAAGTTCGACACGGCCTACTGTCCCGTCACACACTGA
- a CDS encoding ferredoxin has product MPFRVDVDTDLCQGHAMCELEAPDYFRVPKRGTVEILNNEPPDEARDEIERAVEECPARALFITEK; this is encoded by the coding sequence ATGCCTTTCAGGGTCGACGTGGACACCGACCTCTGCCAGGGGCATGCCATGTGTGAGCTGGAAGCCCCCGACTACTTCCGCGTGCCCAAGCGCGGAACCGTCGAAATCCTCAACAACGAACCACCCGATGAGGCCCGCGACGAGATCGAGCGGGCGGTCGAGGAATGTCCCGCCAGAGCTTTGTTCATCACCGAGAAATAG
- a CDS encoding cytochrome P450, with amino-acid sequence MTTPTVPRVSGGHDQYGHLEEFRTDPIALMKRIREECGNVGTFQLADKQVVFLSGAEANEFFFRSSDEDLDQAEAYPFMTPIFGKGVVFDADPERRKEMLHNAALRGEQMKGHAATIENEVRQMISRWGESGEIDLLDFFAELTIYTSSACLIGKKFRDELDDRFARLYHQLEQGTDPLCYVDPYLEIESFRQRDEARTGLVALVQEIINGRVQRSADSPTDKSQRDMLDVLIMIKDEDGNPRFTADEITGMFISMMFAGHHTSSGTASWVLIELLRHPDIQAQVIDELNELYADGSEVSFHALRQIPKLENVLKETLRLHPPLIILMRVAKGEFEVGGFPIHDGDMVAASPAVSNRIAEDFPNPDGFVPDRYEKPRQEDIVNRWTWIPFGAGRHRCVGAAFATMQIKAIFSVLLREYEFEMAQPADSYHNDHSKMVVQLAQPAKVRYRRRGA; translated from the coding sequence ATGACAACCCCCACCGTTCCCCGGGTCTCCGGCGGCCACGACCAGTACGGCCACCTCGAAGAGTTCCGCACCGATCCCATCGCGCTGATGAAGCGCATCCGCGAGGAATGCGGAAATGTCGGCACCTTCCAGCTCGCCGACAAGCAGGTGGTCTTCCTCTCGGGCGCCGAGGCCAACGAGTTCTTCTTCCGCTCCAGTGACGAGGATCTGGATCAGGCCGAGGCCTATCCGTTCATGACGCCGATCTTCGGCAAGGGCGTGGTGTTCGACGCCGATCCCGAGCGCCGCAAGGAGATGTTGCACAACGCGGCGCTGCGCGGCGAACAGATGAAGGGGCACGCCGCCACCATCGAAAACGAAGTCCGGCAGATGATCTCGCGCTGGGGCGAGAGCGGCGAAATCGACCTGCTGGACTTCTTCGCCGAGCTGACCATCTACACCTCCTCGGCCTGCCTGATCGGCAAGAAGTTTCGCGATGAACTCGACGACCGGTTCGCCCGTCTGTACCACCAGCTGGAGCAGGGCACCGATCCGCTGTGCTACGTGGACCCCTACCTGGAGATCGAGAGCTTCCGCCAGCGCGACGAGGCGCGAACGGGTTTGGTGGCGCTGGTTCAAGAGATAATCAACGGCCGAGTACAACGGTCCGCTGATTCCCCCACCGACAAGAGCCAGCGCGACATGCTCGACGTGCTCATCATGATCAAAGACGAGGATGGCAATCCCCGCTTCACCGCCGACGAGATCACCGGCATGTTCATCTCCATGATGTTCGCCGGGCACCACACCAGCTCCGGGACGGCCTCCTGGGTGCTCATCGAACTGCTGCGGCACCCGGACATCCAGGCTCAGGTGATCGACGAGCTCAACGAGCTGTATGCGGACGGCAGCGAGGTGAGTTTCCACGCGTTGCGTCAGATCCCGAAGTTGGAGAACGTACTCAAAGAGACCCTGCGACTGCACCCGCCCCTGATCATCCTGATGCGGGTCGCCAAGGGCGAATTCGAGGTGGGCGGATTCCCCATTCACGACGGGGACATGGTGGCCGCCTCCCCCGCCGTCTCGAATCGGATCGCCGAGGACTTCCCGAACCCGGACGGCTTCGTGCCCGACCGCTACGAGAAGCCACGCCAGGAAGACATCGTCAACCGCTGGACGTGGATACCGTTCGGCGCGGGGCGTCATCGCTGCGTGGGGGCCGCCTTCGCCACCATGCAGATCAAGGCGATTTTCTCGGTGCTGTTGCGCGAGTACGAGTTCGAGATGGCCCAGCCCGCCGACTCGTACCACAACGACCACTCCAAGATGGTGGTGCAGTTGGCACAGCCGGCCAAGGTTCGTTACCGGCGCCGAGGGGCCTGA
- a CDS encoding SDR family oxidoreductase yields MPRFEPHPDRRPSIIAGASSGIGAAAAIELAGRGFPVALGARRVDKLTELVEKIQADGGEAVAFPLDVTDADSVKSFVAQSIDTLGEIDLLVSGAGDMYPGRVHEMSAATFAAQIQVHLLGANQLATAVLPDMVSRRRGDVIFIGSDVALHQRPHMGAYGAAKAALLAMVNTMRMELEGTGVRASIVHPGPTLTSMGWQLSAEQVGPMLEDWKTWGQARHSYFLRPSDIARAVAFVAETPRGAHIPEMEVQPEAPLADAPADKQKLELGEEGMPS; encoded by the coding sequence ATGCCCCGATTCGAGCCACATCCGGACCGGCGACCGTCGATCATCGCCGGCGCGTCGTCGGGCATCGGCGCAGCGGCGGCAATCGAACTCGCCGGCCGGGGATTTCCGGTGGCGCTCGGCGCCCGGCGGGTCGACAAGTTGACCGAGCTCGTCGAGAAGATCCAGGCCGACGGCGGCGAAGCCGTCGCGTTCCCCTTGGACGTCACCGACGCGGACTCTGTGAAATCGTTTGTCGCGCAGAGCATCGACACGCTGGGCGAGATCGACCTGCTGGTATCGGGTGCCGGGGACATGTATCCCGGCCGTGTGCACGAGATGAGCGCCGCGACCTTCGCCGCGCAGATTCAGGTGCATCTGCTGGGTGCCAACCAGCTGGCCACGGCGGTGTTGCCGGACATGGTGTCGAGACGACGAGGAGACGTCATCTTCATCGGCTCGGATGTCGCGCTGCATCAGCGCCCACACATGGGTGCATACGGCGCGGCCAAGGCCGCCCTGCTGGCCATGGTGAACACCATGCGCATGGAACTGGAAGGCACCGGGGTGCGTGCCTCGATAGTGCACCCCGGCCCGACCCTGACCTCCATGGGCTGGCAGCTGTCCGCCGAACAGGTCGGCCCCATGCTGGAGGACTGGAAGACGTGGGGCCAGGCCCGTCACTCCTACTTCCTGCGTCCCTCCGATATCGCCCGTGCGGTGGCCTTTGTCGCCGAAACTCCCAGGGGCGCCCACATTCCGGAGATGGAAGTGCAGCCCGAGGCGCCGCTGGCGGACGCACCAGCGGACAAACAGAAACTTGAACTCGGCGAGGAGGGCATGCCGTCATGA
- a CDS encoding cytochrome P450, translating to MTATRLVFDPYDYDFHEDPYPYYRRLRDEAPLYRNNDLNFWALSRHQDVLQGFRNSEALSNANGVSMDKASFGPHAKLVMSFLAMDDPEHLRLRTLVSKGFTPRRIRELEDQVVALARTHLERALANASDGSFDFIAEYAGKLPMDVISELMGVPEADRTRIRELADGVMHREDGLADVPPEAIQASFDLMTYYVDMVRERRRSPSEDLTSALLQAEIDGDRLTDEEVLAFLFLMVIAGNETTTKLLANAVYWGHRNPDQLAAVHADHDRIPLWVEESLRYDTSSQILARTVAEDMTFYDTTVPAGDIVLLLPGSANRDDRVFDDPDEYRIGREIGAKLVSFGSGAHFCLGAHLARMEAKVALTELFTRISGYEIDESNSVRVHSSNVRGFAHLPMTVQLREGH from the coding sequence ATGACAGCCACACGGCTGGTCTTCGACCCGTACGACTACGACTTCCACGAAGACCCGTACCCGTACTACCGGCGACTGCGTGACGAGGCACCGCTGTATCGCAACAACGATCTGAATTTCTGGGCCCTGTCCCGGCACCAGGATGTCTTGCAGGGGTTCAGGAACAGCGAGGCGCTGTCCAACGCCAATGGCGTCTCGATGGACAAGGCATCGTTCGGGCCACACGCCAAGCTGGTCATGTCCTTCCTCGCCATGGACGATCCGGAGCACCTGCGACTGCGCACCCTGGTATCAAAAGGGTTTACCCCCCGACGGATTCGTGAGCTGGAGGACCAGGTCGTCGCGCTGGCGCGCACTCACCTGGAACGAGCGCTGGCCAACGCCTCCGACGGATCGTTCGACTTCATCGCAGAGTACGCGGGCAAGCTGCCGATGGACGTCATCTCCGAGCTGATGGGCGTTCCGGAAGCCGACCGGACCCGCATCCGCGAACTGGCCGACGGCGTCATGCACCGTGAAGACGGTCTGGCCGACGTACCGCCCGAGGCCATCCAGGCGTCATTCGACCTGATGACCTACTACGTCGACATGGTCCGAGAAAGACGCCGCAGCCCCTCCGAAGACCTGACTTCCGCTCTGCTGCAGGCAGAAATCGACGGCGACCGGCTCACCGACGAGGAGGTGCTCGCCTTCCTGTTCCTGATGGTGATCGCCGGCAACGAGACGACCACCAAACTGCTGGCCAACGCCGTGTATTGGGGGCACCGCAATCCCGACCAGCTCGCCGCCGTGCACGCCGACCACGACCGGATACCGCTGTGGGTGGAAGAGTCGCTGCGCTACGACACCTCCAGCCAGATCCTGGCGCGCACCGTCGCGGAAGATATGACGTTCTACGACACCACGGTCCCCGCCGGGGACATCGTGCTGTTGCTCCCTGGCTCGGCCAACCGCGATGACCGGGTGTTCGACGATCCCGACGAGTACCGCATCGGACGCGAGATCGGCGCCAAGCTGGTGAGCTTCGGCAGCGGAGCACACTTCTGCCTCGGCGCACACCTCGCGCGGATGGAGGCCAAGGTGGCCCTGACCGAACTGTTCACCCGGATCAGCGGTTACGAGATCGACGAAAGCAATTCCGTACGTGTGCATTCCAGCAATGTTCGCGGATTCGCCCATCTGCCCATGACCGTGCAGTTGAGAGAGGGACACTGA
- a CDS encoding TetR/AcrR family transcriptional regulator, whose product MSSEVVVALTGETPRNRRQEETIRKIVTAGREVLGETTYADMTIRGVAARAKVAPATAYTYFSSKSHLVAEIYLDLIHEAPYFTDVNDSQVTRVTQTLRSLALVVADEPEIATGCTTALLSNNDEAVHAVRDKIGLEIHRRIRSAMGPDADPRVVSALEMTFFGALMHAGSGTFTYHQIADKLTFVVDLMLGERP is encoded by the coding sequence GTGAAGTTGTGGTGGCCCTCACAGGTGAAACACCCCGTAACCGGCGGCAAGAAGAGACCATTCGCAAGATCGTCACCGCGGGTCGCGAGGTGCTCGGCGAGACCACCTACGCGGACATGACGATCCGCGGCGTGGCCGCCCGGGCGAAGGTCGCACCCGCGACGGCGTACACCTACTTCTCGTCCAAGAGTCACCTCGTCGCCGAGATCTACCTCGACCTCATCCACGAGGCGCCGTATTTCACCGACGTCAACGACAGCCAGGTCACGCGAGTCACGCAGACGTTGCGGAGCCTGGCACTGGTCGTCGCCGACGAGCCCGAGATCGCGACCGGGTGCACCACCGCCCTGCTGAGCAACAACGACGAGGCCGTGCATGCCGTTCGCGACAAGATCGGGCTGGAGATCCATCGTCGTATCCGCTCCGCGATGGGACCGGATGCCGATCCCCGGGTTGTGTCGGCTCTCGAAATGACCTTCTTCGGCGCACTGATGCACGCCGGCAGCGGCACCTTCACGTATCACCAGATCGCCGACAAGCTCACCTTCGTCGTGGATCTCATGTTGGGAGAACGGCCATGA